Proteins encoded within one genomic window of Halorussus salilacus:
- a CDS encoding 5,10-methylenetetrahydromethanopterin reductase → MRGIEITPEHPVEELVELGTTAEQEGFDTVFASCHYNNRDPFIALDRIAAATDEVRVGPGVANPYETHPATLASRVATLDEASGGRAVCGLGAGDRSTLANLGYDRDRPLRRVLEAMKVSQRLWAGERVDHDGTFRATDAGLNYEVGASSDAPTSDSESPIPVYVGAQGPHMIRMAAKHADGVLVNAAHPKDFEWAETQVETGLAERPDERGAFDFAAFASVSVADEAEAAREAARPPVAFIVGGAAPPVLERHGIDRERAEAIGDAIESGEFSAAFEAVTPEMIDAFCIAGTVETVADRIAAVLEFADSFVAGSPLGPDPREAISLAGAACDRATRE, encoded by the coding sequence TTGCGCGGGATTGAGATAACCCCCGAACACCCGGTCGAGGAACTGGTCGAGCTGGGGACCACGGCGGAGCAGGAGGGCTTCGACACCGTGTTCGCGAGCTGTCACTACAACAACCGCGACCCCTTCATCGCGCTCGACCGCATCGCGGCCGCCACCGACGAGGTCCGGGTCGGGCCGGGCGTCGCCAACCCCTACGAGACCCACCCCGCGACGCTGGCCTCGCGGGTCGCCACTCTCGACGAGGCCAGCGGGGGCCGGGCGGTCTGCGGCCTCGGCGCGGGCGACCGCTCGACGCTCGCCAATCTGGGCTACGACCGCGACCGACCCCTCCGGCGCGTGCTGGAGGCGATGAAGGTCTCCCAGCGGCTCTGGGCGGGCGAGCGCGTCGACCACGACGGCACCTTCCGAGCGACGGACGCGGGCCTGAACTACGAGGTCGGGGCGTCCTCGGACGCCCCGACCTCGGACTCCGAAAGCCCCATCCCCGTCTACGTCGGCGCGCAGGGCCCGCACATGATCCGGATGGCCGCCAAGCACGCCGACGGCGTGCTGGTCAACGCCGCCCACCCGAAGGACTTCGAGTGGGCCGAGACGCAGGTCGAGACGGGCCTCGCCGAGCGCCCCGACGAGCGAGGGGCGTTCGACTTCGCGGCGTTCGCCAGCGTCAGCGTCGCCGACGAGGCGGAGGCGGCCCGCGAGGCCGCCCGACCCCCGGTCGCGTTCATCGTCGGCGGGGCGGCCCCGCCGGTGCTGGAGAGACACGGCATCGACCGCGAGCGCGCCGAGGCCATCGGCGACGCCATCGAGTCGGGCGAGTTCTCGGCGGCGTTCGAGGCGGTCACGCCCGAGATGATAGACGCGTTCTGCATCGCCGGAACGGTCGAGACGGTCGCCGACAGGATAGCCGCGGTGCTAGAGTTCGCCGATAGCTTCGTGGCGGGGTCGCCGCTCGGCCCCGACCCGAGAGAAGCGATCAGCCTTGCTGGGGCGGCCTGCGACCGAGCGACTCGGGAGTGA
- a CDS encoding DUF7573 domain-containing protein, which translates to MTEDASLDAFASGERDDETGDPETGVSGDDSTADHAETDSTADHAATDSAASAAESVEPASSTFAWSPEGGECANCGASVERRWRADGQKDGGLVCADCKEW; encoded by the coding sequence GTGACAGAGGACGCATCGCTCGACGCCTTCGCCTCCGGGGAGCGGGACGACGAGACCGGCGACCCCGAGACGGGCGTTTCGGGGGACGATTCCACAGCGGACCACGCGGAGACCGATTCCACAGCGGACCACGCGGCGACCGATTCGGCGGCCTCGGCCGCCGAATCGGTCGAACCCGCGAGCTCGACCTTCGCGTGGTCGCCCGAGGGCGGCGAGTGCGCCAACTGCGGCGCGTCGGTCGAGCGACGGTGGCGTGCCGACGGCCAGAAGGACGGCGGGCTGGTCTGTGCCGACTGCAAGGAGTGGTGA